The proteins below come from a single Tissierella sp. MB52-C2 genomic window:
- the sufU gene encoding Fe-S cluster assembly sulfur transfer protein SufU, which produces MDINSIYTELIMEHNRSGHNKKALVDPDIRERGHNPSCGDDITLELKLDGNIIKDASFTGVGCAISQASTSMMIDLIKGLTTEKALNLVEIFIAMIKKEITDENQLEKLEDAIVLQNISNMPARVKCAVLAWHTLKEAIS; this is translated from the coding sequence ATGGATATTAATTCTATTTATACAGAGCTAATTATGGAACATAATAGAAGTGGACATAATAAAAAAGCTTTAGTAGATCCAGATATAAGAGAAAGAGGTCATAATCCTAGTTGTGGCGATGATATTACTTTAGAGCTTAAACTTGATGGAAATATAATAAAAGATGCCTCCTTTACAGGAGTTGGATGTGCCATATCTCAAGCATCTACATCTATGATGATAGATTTAATAAAAGGGCTAACTACAGAGAAGGCTTTAAATCTAGTAGAGATATTTATAGCTATGATTAAAAAAGAAATAACAGATGAAAATCAATTGGAAAAATTGGAAGATGCCATAGTTCTACAAAATATTTCTAATATGCCCGCTAGAGTAAAATGTGCTGTTTTAGCATGGCATACATTAAAGGAAGCCATTAGTTAG
- a CDS encoding cysteine desulfurase — MNKLNPFEIRKDFPIFNQKINGNNLIYLDNGATTQKPIDVINAMNNYNRTSHGNPHRGAHELSIEATKAYDLAKEKVKKFINAKYIEEIIFTKNATESLNLIAYSYGMEFIKENDEIVLAISEHHSNVLPWQRVARQKGGVLKYMYLNKEGRLPLEEVKSKITNKTKIVAISQMSNTLGTIHPIEEIIEYAHKMGAVVIVDGAQSTPHMTVDVQKLDADFFVFSGHKMLGPMGIGVLYGKKQLLEIMPPFLLGGDMIEYVSEDSATFAPLPFKFEGGTQNVEGAVGLASAIDYLQKIGLDNIEAHENKLVECALDKMVGLPYINIQGPKDLNLRGGIISFTIDDIHPHDIASILDSYGIAIRAGHHCCQPLMKHLNIPATSRISFYLYNTTEDIDKFIEGIKNVRKWFGYGY; from the coding sequence ATGAATAAATTAAATCCTTTTGAAATAAGAAAAGATTTTCCTATATTCAATCAGAAAATCAATGGTAATAATTTAATTTATTTAGATAATGGTGCTACAACTCAAAAACCTATAGATGTGATAAATGCCATGAATAATTACAATAGAACTTCCCATGGCAATCCCCACAGGGGAGCCCATGAGCTTAGTATAGAGGCTACTAAAGCATATGACTTGGCTAAAGAAAAAGTAAAAAAGTTTATAAATGCTAAATATATAGAAGAAATTATATTTACAAAAAATGCTACAGAATCTCTTAACTTAATTGCTTATTCTTATGGTATGGAGTTTATTAAAGAAAATGATGAAATAGTTCTCGCCATATCAGAGCATCATAGTAATGTCTTACCTTGGCAAAGGGTAGCAAGGCAAAAAGGTGGAGTTTTAAAATATATGTACCTTAATAAAGAAGGAAGACTTCCTCTAGAAGAAGTCAAATCTAAAATAACCAACAAAACAAAGATTGTGGCTATTTCTCAAATGTCAAACACACTTGGAACTATTCATCCAATAGAAGAAATCATAGAATATGCCCATAAAATGGGTGCCGTAGTCATAGTAGATGGTGCCCAAAGCACTCCTCATATGACAGTAGATGTGCAAAAACTTGATGCAGATTTCTTTGTTTTCTCTGGACATAAAATGTTGGGTCCCATGGGCATTGGAGTGTTATATGGGAAAAAACAATTACTGGAGATAATGCCACCATTTTTATTAGGTGGAGATATGATAGAATACGTTTCTGAAGATAGTGCAACCTTTGCTCCCCTCCCCTTTAAATTTGAGGGGGGAACGCAAAATGTAGAGGGTGCTGTTGGACTAGCATCAGCCATTGACTATCTGCAAAAAATTGGATTAGATAATATTGAAGCTCACGAAAACAAACTAGTGGAATGCGCCTTAGACAAAATGGTAGGTTTGCCATATATAAATATTCAAGGACCTAAAGACTTAAATTTACGTGGTGGAATAATCTCCTTCACCATAGATGATATTCATCCCCATGATATAGCCTCCATTCTAGATTCCTATGGTATAGCCATAAGAGCAGGACACCACTGTTGTCAGCCTTTAATGAAACATCTTAATATACCTGCAACTTCAAGGATTAGTTTCTACCTTTATAATACAACGGAAGATATAGATAAATTTATTGAAGGAATTAAAAATGTAAGGAAGTGGTTTGGCTATGGATATTAA
- the sufD gene encoding Fe-S cluster assembly protein SufD: MLWKRIKLEDFDFPNVVNYNKEYIKSSNIPNEIQLNKTTRDIELDIDEAKGLGDKFIVFARDSYNSGISLSLPQNIKVNSPIKVEFNMDMENPMVIDKNIIVAESGSESTIIFDYNSTKEVNAFHNGLTVVYAKENAVVNIVKIQRLNDISPSFDSNIAFVEGGGIVNWISVELGSNISGASYSTFLEGEASESALSSIYLGDGERKMDLEYSMIHKGPRSISSIKTKGVLKDNAKKVFRGNLDFKRGARHSKGVEEEYVILLDPTVKSDSIPALLCEEDDVEGEHAASAGQIDENRLFYLMSRGLSEREAKKLIIEASFRPVVDKIPFEDLRLIISKEIEGRLIDE, translated from the coding sequence ATGCTTTGGAAGAGAATTAAATTGGAAGATTTTGATTTTCCCAATGTTGTCAATTATAATAAAGAATACATTAAATCTAGCAATATTCCAAATGAAATACAATTGAATAAAACTACACGGGACATAGAGTTAGACATAGACGAAGCTAAAGGATTAGGAGATAAATTTATTGTCTTTGCCAGGGATTCATATAATAGTGGAATAAGTTTATCCCTTCCCCAGAATATAAAGGTTAATAGCCCTATAAAGGTTGAATTCAATATGGATATGGAAAACCCTATGGTTATAGATAAAAATATTATTGTAGCTGAATCTGGTAGTGAGTCCACTATTATCTTTGACTATAATTCTACAAAAGAGGTAAATGCATTTCATAATGGACTTACTGTCGTATATGCAAAGGAAAATGCAGTAGTCAATATAGTAAAGATTCAAAGGCTAAATGATATATCTCCTAGTTTTGATTCAAATATTGCCTTTGTTGAAGGTGGAGGAATAGTTAACTGGATTTCTGTAGAGTTGGGAAGTAATATTAGCGGTGCTAGTTATTCCACATTTCTAGAAGGAGAAGCCAGTGAATCTGCTCTTTCCTCTATATATTTAGGAGATGGTGAACGAAAAATGGATTTAGAATATTCCATGATTCATAAAGGTCCTAGAAGCATAAGCAGTATTAAAACTAAGGGAGTCCTTAAAGATAATGCCAAAAAAGTCTTCAGAGGAAATCTTGATTTTAAAAGAGGTGCTAGACACTCTAAAGGTGTTGAAGAAGAATATGTAATACTACTGGATCCCACTGTAAAATCTGATTCTATTCCTGCTCTATTATGTGAAGAAGATGATGTAGAGGGAGAACATGCTGCCAGTGCAGGACAAATCGATGAAAATAGACTTTTCTATCTTATGAGTAGGGGACTAAGTGAGAGAGAAGCAAAAAAATTGATTATAGAAGCATCCTTTAGACCAGTAGTTGATAAGATACCATTTGAAGACTTACGCCTTATTATTAGTAAGGAAATTGAGGGGAGGCTTATAGATGAATAA
- the sufB gene encoding Fe-S cluster assembly protein SufB: MERKKSVIEDIDRGIYDIKNEFTYKYKTDKGLTPEIIMEISKEKNEPQWMTDFRLKSLEIYNNKPIPKWGVDLSDLDMENIITYIKPDSDMKNSWEDVPDDIKDTFERLGLPQAERESLAGVGAQYDSEVVYHNIRQELVDAGVVYMDMETALIDYEDIVKEYFMKLVPPNDHKFAALHGAVWSGGSFVYVPEGVQVDIPLQSYFRLNAPGAGQFEHTLIIVEKGAKLHFIEGCSAPKYKVNNLHAGCVELFVKENASLRYSTIENWSRNMYNLNTKRAVVDKNGTIEWVSGSFGSKVSMLYPMSILRGEGAKSEFTGITFAAKGQHLDTGTKVVHAAPHTTSTVNSKSISKDGGYAFYRGLLRVAKDAYGCKSTVSCESLMLDNDSKSDTLPVIELNNDNIDIGHEAKIGRISDEAIFYLMSRGIDEEEAKAMIVRGFVDPITKELPLEYAVELNNLINIELEGSIG; the protein is encoded by the coding sequence ATGGAAAGAAAAAAGTCTGTCATTGAAGATATTGATAGAGGAATCTACGATATTAAAAATGAATTTACCTACAAATATAAGACCGACAAGGGATTAACTCCTGAAATAATAATGGAAATTTCAAAGGAAAAAAATGAGCCCCAGTGGATGACTGATTTTAGATTAAAATCTTTAGAAATATATAATAATAAACCTATTCCTAAATGGGGAGTAGATTTATCTGATCTTGATATGGAAAATATAATTACCTATATTAAGCCAGATTCAGATATGAAGAATAGCTGGGAAGATGTTCCTGATGATATAAAGGACACTTTTGAGCGATTAGGACTACCTCAAGCAGAAAGAGAATCTCTAGCTGGAGTAGGGGCACAGTATGATTCAGAAGTAGTATATCATAATATTAGACAAGAATTAGTAGATGCAGGTGTAGTTTATATGGATATGGAAACTGCCTTAATAGACTATGAAGATATAGTTAAAGAATACTTTATGAAACTTGTTCCTCCAAATGACCATAAATTCGCTGCCCTTCACGGAGCAGTATGGTCTGGTGGCTCTTTTGTTTATGTTCCCGAAGGAGTTCAAGTAGATATTCCTTTACAATCTTACTTTAGACTTAATGCACCTGGAGCAGGACAATTTGAACATACTTTAATTATAGTTGAAAAAGGTGCAAAGCTTCATTTTATAGAAGGTTGTTCTGCACCAAAATATAAGGTAAATAATCTTCACGCTGGTTGTGTTGAATTATTTGTAAAAGAAAATGCTTCTCTTAGATATAGTACCATAGAGAATTGGTCTAGAAATATGTACAATTTAAATACCAAAAGAGCTGTAGTAGATAAAAATGGAACTATAGAATGGGTTTCTGGCTCTTTTGGTTCTAAAGTTTCCATGCTATATCCTATGAGCATATTAAGGGGAGAAGGTGCAAAATCTGAATTTACTGGTATTACATTTGCTGCAAAAGGTCAGCATTTAGATACTGGTACAAAGGTGGTTCATGCAGCTCCTCATACTACTTCTACTGTTAACTCTAAATCCATATCTAAGGATGGTGGATATGCTTTTTATAGGGGACTTCTTAGGGTGGCTAAGGATGCCTATGGCTGCAAGTCTACAGTATCCTGTGAATCCTTAATGCTTGATAATGATTCTAAGTCAGATACTTTACCAGTTATAGAATTAAATAATGACAATATAGATATAGGTCATGAAGCAAAAATTGGCAGAATCAGTGATGAGGCTATTTTCTATCTAATGAGTAGAGGTATAGATGAAGAAGAGGCTAAGGCAATGATAGTTAGAGGATTTGTTGACCCAATAACCAAAGAACTACCTCTTGAATATGCAGTTGAGTTAAATAATCTAATCAATATAGAGCTTGAAGGCTCTATTGGATAA
- the sufC gene encoding Fe-S cluster assembly ATPase SufC: MTNNLLNINDLKVNIEDKEILKGLSLQIGEGEIHVIMGPNGGGKSTLGYTLMGHPKYEITNGSIEFHGEIINDLKPDKRAKKGIFLSFQYPEEIPGVTVEEFLRTAKASVSGEMQKIILFRKLLKEKMEQLEMKEEYASRYLNLGFSGGEKKKNEILQMSILEPKLAILDETDSGLDVDAIRIVAEGVKKLQDNKKSILVITHYNKLLEYLQPDFVHILLDGKIVKSGGLELAQEINKNGYENIKNEFSNK; the protein is encoded by the coding sequence ATGACAAATAATTTATTAAATATAAATGATTTAAAGGTAAATATAGAAGATAAAGAGATACTAAAAGGTCTAAGTCTCCAAATTGGTGAAGGAGAAATCCATGTAATCATGGGGCCTAATGGCGGTGGTAAGTCTACTTTAGGATATACCCTAATGGGACATCCTAAGTATGAAATTACAAATGGAAGTATAGAATTTCATGGAGAAATAATAAATGATTTAAAACCAGATAAAAGAGCTAAAAAGGGTATCTTTTTATCATTTCAATATCCAGAAGAAATTCCTGGCGTCACAGTAGAGGAGTTTTTAAGAACTGCAAAAGCTTCTGTATCTGGAGAAATGCAAAAGATTATTCTATTTAGAAAACTATTGAAAGAAAAAATGGAGCAACTGGAAATGAAAGAAGAATATGCTTCCAGATATTTAAATCTAGGTTTTTCTGGTGGAGAAAAAAAGAAAAATGAAATTCTTCAAATGTCTATTCTTGAGCCAAAACTTGCAATTCTAGACGAAACAGATTCTGGGCTTGATGTAGATGCCATAAGAATAGTAGCCGAGGGTGTAAAAAAACTTCAAGATAATAAAAAATCTATATTAGTGATAACTCACTACAATAAACTACTAGAATATCTTCAGCCTGATTTTGTCCATATATTACTTGACGGAAAGATAGTTAAAAGTGGTGGATTAGAATTGGCTCAGGAAATTAATAAAAATGGATATGAAAATATTAAAAATGAATTTTCCAATAAATAG
- a CDS encoding L,D-transpeptidase family protein: MWKQGLVLVLSIISSTMITNPEQEVLDNLNISMPEEVIESQEELVNEGVGEEIEEEIEEEIEEVNEGEKEIIKFTLDKLNLKEGIVAEDVLRVKKFLKEKGYTDMSEGYYFDGSIKSAIAKYQKDNGLTSDGIVGNFTYEKINQDMENNNISIPEIKIEFTKDIPKGKFIIINKDSNTLYHLNGEEIIKKYHVATGKQSEHTPEGKFTIIVKYINPSWGGAGRSKPIKGGAPNNPLGKRWMGLNIKGGGVYGIHGNSNKDSIGRYISLGCIRMFNEDVEYLYNIVEKNTPVWIGNEEKLKDFGILFR, from the coding sequence ATGTGGAAACAAGGACTAGTACTAGTATTATCTATTATTTCGTCTACTATGATTACTAATCCAGAACAAGAAGTATTAGATAATCTTAATATAAGTATGCCAGAAGAAGTAATAGAAAGCCAAGAAGAACTAGTAAATGAAGGAGTTGGAGAAGAGATAGAGGAAGAAATTGAAGAAGAAATTGAGGAAGTTAATGAAGGAGAAAAAGAAATTATAAAGTTTACATTAGATAAATTGAATTTAAAAGAAGGTATAGTGGCTGAAGATGTTTTAAGAGTTAAAAAGTTTTTAAAGGAAAAAGGATATACAGATATGAGTGAAGGTTACTATTTTGATGGAAGTATAAAATCAGCAATAGCAAAATATCAGAAAGATAATGGGTTAACATCTGATGGAATAGTTGGAAATTTTACATATGAAAAAATAAACCAGGATATGGAAAATAATAATATAAGCATACCAGAAATAAAAATAGAATTTACAAAGGATATACCTAAGGGAAAGTTTATAATAATCAATAAGGATAGTAATACGTTGTATCATCTAAATGGAGAGGAAATAATAAAGAAATATCATGTGGCAACAGGAAAACAATCAGAGCATACTCCAGAGGGAAAGTTTACTATAATTGTTAAATATATAAATCCCTCATGGGGTGGTGCAGGGAGAAGTAAGCCTATAAAAGGAGGAGCACCTAATAATCCTTTAGGGAAAAGATGGATGGGATTAAATATTAAAGGTGGGGGAGTATATGGAATTCATGGAAATTCAAATAAAGACAGTATTGGAAGATACATATCTTTAGGGTGTATTAGAATGTTTAATGAAGATGTGGAATATTTATATAATATAGTAGAAAAAAATACTCCTGTATGGATAGGAAATGAGGAAAAACTTAAAGATTTTGGAATATTATTTAGGTAA
- a CDS encoding MATE family efflux transporter — MNNETTDKLGQDSIGKLLFSLAMPAIIAQLVNMLYNIVDRIYIGHMPEIGATALTGVGVTFPIIMIITAFSSLIGMGGAPRAAIKMGEKNHNEAEKILGNCFVLLIVISIILTAFFLATGEKLLMLFGASSDTIGYGLSYLNIYVGGTIFVMITLGLNSFISTQGFAKTSMMTVLIGAVINIVLDPILIFGFKMGVKGAAIATVTSQAISAIWVLKFMLGDKTRLKIRKINMKLDKAVIIPVLMLGVSPFIMNSTESLLNISLNSSLQKYGGDVAVGAMTILSSLMQVIFLPISGLTQGAQPIISYNYGAKKNDRVKETFKLLIISAMAFSLIMWGLMMIFPRGFVSLFTKNIALMNFTSWALRIYLGLGVILGAQIACQQTFIAIGQAKISLFLALLRKVILLIPLIYILPHFFEDKVFAVFFAEPVADLIAVTVTVTAFSMQFKKLLRANN; from the coding sequence ATGAATAATGAAACAACAGACAAATTAGGACAAGACAGTATAGGAAAATTATTATTCAGTTTGGCAATGCCGGCTATCATAGCTCAGCTTGTAAATATGCTATATAATATTGTTGACCGTATTTACATTGGACATATGCCAGAGATAGGAGCAACAGCTTTAACAGGGGTTGGTGTTACCTTTCCGATTATTATGATAATTACAGCATTTAGTTCACTTATAGGAATGGGTGGAGCACCAAGGGCAGCTATAAAAATGGGAGAAAAAAACCATAATGAGGCTGAAAAAATATTAGGAAATTGTTTTGTACTTTTAATTGTTATTTCTATTATATTAACAGCTTTTTTCCTGGCAACAGGTGAAAAACTATTGATGTTGTTTGGTGCCAGTAGTGATACTATTGGCTATGGACTTAGCTATCTAAATATTTATGTAGGTGGAACAATATTTGTAATGATAACATTGGGACTTAATAGTTTTATATCAACTCAAGGTTTTGCAAAAACAAGTATGATGACAGTTTTAATAGGAGCTGTAATAAATATAGTCTTAGATCCAATTCTAATATTTGGATTTAAAATGGGTGTTAAAGGTGCGGCAATTGCTACAGTTACTTCTCAGGCAATATCAGCTATTTGGGTTTTAAAGTTTATGTTAGGGGACAAAACTAGATTAAAAATTCGCAAGATAAATATGAAACTAGATAAAGCGGTTATTATTCCAGTTCTTATGTTAGGGGTATCTCCTTTCATAATGAATAGTACAGAAAGTTTATTAAATATATCTTTGAACTCGTCTTTACAAAAATATGGGGGAGATGTGGCAGTAGGAGCAATGACCATATTATCCAGTTTAATGCAGGTCATATTTTTACCAATATCAGGATTAACACAGGGAGCACAACCAATAATTAGTTATAACTATGGTGCAAAGAAGAATGATAGAGTAAAGGAAACCTTTAAACTACTTATAATATCGGCTATGGCTTTTTCACTTATAATGTGGGGATTGATGATGATATTCCCAAGGGGATTTGTATCTTTATTTACTAAAAATATTGCACTGATGAATTTTACTTCATGGGCACTCAGAATCTATCTAGGATTAGGGGTTATACTTGGAGCGCAAATAGCATGTCAGCAGACATTTATAGCCATAGGGCAAGCAAAAATATCATTATTCCTTGCGTTACTTAGAAAAGTAATATTGCTTATACCTTTAATATATATATTACCTCATTTCTTTGAGGATAAAGTATTTGCAGTATTTTTTGCAGAGCCTGTGGCAGACCTAATTGCAGTTACTGTTACTGTAACTGCGTTTTCAATGCAATTTAAAAAGTTATTAAGGGCGAATAATTAG
- a CDS encoding aldehyde ferredoxin oxidoreductase N-terminal domain-containing protein translates to MSKLLYIDLTKKQIIKKQNDSEDYGRGLIAKIIREEVSPNASRLDDENVIVLAPGLFSGTLAPSTGRLLVGTKSSKDEGIQISNIAGTISQKLASLNIDAIIISGKSTEEIPLTLLIEENHISLVNINNIKGMDVSSTIDIIQGLYGKECGVIGIGPSGENLLPISTLFSTYPEGSPSFYCARNSIGDIFGYKGLKAIAVKNKEHFNAPVYDVENMKRCSKELSKIIIEHPICGKALPGLGSITLMKMLSQGKNIDMSELDCNNNIKNNYKDIAFKINRTCSPLCVVGCLNRHTKTGEDYYSAPAESEAYAALNECFDINDKQYVKNFTNKCFELGIDCIEFIFSCALYFNLQEIEGNIKEMDKALVEVKNLTLIGRVLGSKTEGMYGLFREKEKYKEMVSKPSIVEEKNFNIDIQSKTINLPGLSDLDYLYAYIITLENLGFCLFASFAFIDNPKALTLLSELFFYKTGIEVNEKSILDYALKTIKNEKEYEGEVKLKNVSKTIPNFVKVLYRYFHKDETKVYIG, encoded by the coding sequence TTGAGTAAATTACTTTATATAGATTTAACGAAAAAACAAATAATTAAAAAGCAAAACGACTCCGAGGATTATGGCAGAGGTTTAATTGCAAAGATTATAAGGGAGGAGGTTTCTCCTAATGCTAGTAGGCTTGATGACGAAAATGTAATAGTATTAGCCCCAGGTCTATTCTCTGGAACCTTGGCTCCCAGTACTGGCAGGCTATTGGTAGGTACAAAATCCTCAAAAGATGAAGGAATACAGATTTCAAATATTGCAGGTACTATCTCACAAAAATTAGCATCTCTTAATATAGATGCCATTATAATATCTGGAAAAAGTACTGAAGAAATACCATTGACACTATTAATTGAGGAAAATCATATTTCTTTAGTTAATATTAATAATATTAAAGGCATGGATGTATCTTCAACCATAGATATTATACAAGGCTTATATGGGAAAGAATGTGGAGTTATTGGCATAGGCCCTTCAGGTGAAAATCTATTACCCATATCCACTCTATTTAGTACATATCCAGAGGGAAGTCCTTCCTTTTATTGCGCAAGAAACAGTATAGGTGATATTTTTGGATATAAAGGGTTAAAGGCCATAGCTGTTAAAAATAAAGAACATTTTAACGCTCCAGTATATGATGTAGAAAATATGAAAAGATGTTCTAAGGAATTATCCAAAATCATTATAGAACATCCTATATGTGGTAAGGCCTTACCTGGACTTGGTTCTATTACCTTAATGAAAATGTTATCCCAAGGTAAAAACATAGATATGTCAGAGCTAGATTGTAACAACAATATCAAAAATAATTATAAAGATATAGCATTTAAAATTAATAGAACTTGTTCTCCTCTCTGTGTGGTAGGATGTTTAAATAGACATACTAAAACAGGTGAAGACTATTACTCTGCTCCTGCTGAAAGTGAAGCATATGCAGCATTGAATGAATGTTTTGATATAAATGATAAGCAATATGTAAAAAACTTTACAAATAAGTGTTTTGAGTTAGGTATAGATTGTATTGAATTCATTTTTAGCTGTGCTCTTTATTTTAATCTACAGGAAATAGAAGGTAATATAAAAGAAATGGATAAAGCTTTAGTGGAGGTCAAAAATCTTACTTTAATAGGCAGAGTATTAGGTAGTAAAACTGAGGGTATGTATGGTTTGTTTAGAGAAAAAGAAAAATATAAGGAAATGGTGTCTAAGCCATCCATAGTTGAGGAAAAAAACTTCAATATAGATATTCAGTCGAAAACTATTAATTTACCAGGATTATCAGATTTAGATTATTTATATGCATATATAATTACCTTAGAGAATCTAGGTTTTTGTTTATTTGCTTCTTTTGCATTTATAGATAATCCTAAAGCACTAACTCTACTCTCTGAATTATTTTTTTATAAAACAGGGATAGAAGTAAACGAAAAAAGTATTTTAGACTATGCCCTCAAAACTATAAAAAATGAAAAAGAATATGAAGGTGAAGTAAAGTTAAAAAATGTGTCTAAAACTATACCTAATTTCGTGAAGGTCCTATATAGATATTTTCACAAAGATGAAACTAAAGTGTATATTGGATAA
- a CDS encoding ABC transporter substrate-binding protein, with translation MKFWKRGILFLLVFVISVSMVGCKPKDKTKVDEEITDASTEELQNKELEQESEESEITIIDHLGRTVTLDKKAEKIVSGYYITTSMMIALGLEDNVVGIEAKAKSRPIYSLAAPEFLELPNVGTAKEFNLEGTIALEPDLVILPIRLKDAVESLEKMGIKVLAVNPENMDLLKETLKIVGLATGTTERADKLISYYDDKFIQIEKLIGTESKKKVYLGGNSDFLSTAAKNMYQNYMIEAAGGINVASDIDDTYWATISYEQLISYNPDIIVIVPEADYTKDDIINDTKLAGINAVKNNKIYVMPDTFEAWDSPVPSSILGTMWLTFVINEDIHNFDDFKEEVANFYETFYNFTVDKEKITK, from the coding sequence ATGAAATTTTGGAAAAGAGGTATTTTATTTCTATTGGTTTTTGTAATTTCTGTATCCATGGTTGGATGTAAACCAAAGGATAAAACTAAGGTTGATGAAGAAATAACAGATGCGTCAACAGAAGAACTACAAAACAAAGAATTAGAGCAAGAATCCGAAGAAAGTGAAATTACTATTATAGACCATTTAGGAAGAACGGTAACACTTGATAAAAAGGCAGAAAAGATAGTAAGTGGATATTATATAACTACATCTATGATGATTGCTTTAGGACTGGAGGATAATGTAGTAGGAATAGAGGCGAAAGCTAAATCAAGACCTATTTATTCATTAGCAGCACCTGAATTTTTAGAACTTCCAAACGTTGGTACAGCAAAAGAATTTAATTTAGAAGGTACGATAGCACTTGAACCAGATTTAGTTATATTACCTATTAGATTAAAGGATGCTGTAGAAAGTTTAGAGAAAATGGGAATAAAAGTCTTAGCAGTAAATCCTGAAAACATGGACTTACTGAAAGAAACCCTTAAAATAGTAGGATTAGCTACAGGAACTACAGAGAGAGCTGATAAGTTAATATCCTATTATGATGATAAGTTTATACAAATTGAAAAGTTAATTGGTACAGAAAGTAAGAAGAAAGTGTATCTAGGAGGTAATAGCGATTTTCTGTCTACAGCAGCAAAGAATATGTACCAAAACTATATGATAGAAGCAGCAGGAGGTATCAACGTTGCTTCTGACATTGATGATACTTACTGGGCTACTATTTCCTATGAGCAATTAATCTCTTATAATCCAGACATTATAGTTATAGTACCAGAAGCAGACTATACAAAAGATGATATAATAAATGATACTAAATTAGCTGGAATAAATGCAGTGAAAAATAATAAAATATATGTAATGCCAGATACATTTGAAGCTTGGGACTCTCCAGTACCTTCTAGTATATTAGGTACAATGTGGTTAACATTTGTTATAAATGAGGATATTCATAACTTTGATGATTTTAAAGAAGAGGTAGCTAACTTCTATGAAACATTTTATAATTTTACAGTAGATAAAGAGAAAATTACTAAATAA